TCTCTCCACTTGTGCGTCAGTGCCTCGTACCTGTAGACGCCCGCGTTGTTTACCGCGAAATCCAGCCGTCCGAAGCGTTTTCGGGTCTGCCGTACCGTTGCCCGGACCTGTGCGGCGTCGGTTACATCGGCGCGAATGAAGTGCACCTTCTCGCTGCGTGTCCTGAAAAGCTCCAGGCTGCGTGGACAGGGGGCCAAGTCCGCCGCGGTCACCGAAGCGCCGGCCTCCAGCATCGCTATCGTCGTGAATCGCCCGATTCCATTGCACGCACCGGTTACCAGGGCGGCTTTGCCGGAAAAATCGTAGGCCATGGCCTGCTCCACCGTTCTCCGTAACCCGGTCTGGAGCGCTGGACGCCGGGTGCGTTCCCATACCGGGCACATCCCCGCGTCGGCCTACAGCAGACGGACGATGTCCTCGCCTCGCCCGACCCTTAAGGCTGTTTCGCGCGGCGTTTCATCGGCGACGTTGGCCTGGGTACGGCTGCAGCCGGCGGCAATCAGCGCTTCGATCACTTCGGGCCTGTTCAACTGGGCAGCCATGTGCAGCGGAGAATCGCCCTGGTAGACGGGGCCCCAGTCCGACTGAACGCCGACACCCGCACGGTGGTTCGGATCCAGGCCGGATTCCCTTAGAATGTGTATGTTCTCGAGGTGATCGGCAACCTGTTCGTCGCCGGGTCTGACTTCCGCGGCGGAATGAAAGGCGGAGGATCCGTTGTGGGGATTGATCTGTCCGGGATCGGCGCCCAGCCCGACCAGCATCTTCAACCGATCGGGATCGATCTGCCACACTGCGAAATACACCGGCGCGCCGCCGTTGTAGTGCCACTGGTTGACATCGCCTCCTTGATCGATCAGGTACCGGGCCATGCTTTCGTCCCGGCAAAGACAGAGGGGCCGGCCGTGCACGTTTTCGATATTGGGGTCGGCGCCCGCTTCGACGAGCAGCTTCACCATGTCGAAGTTTATCCTGCGCTCCACCTGGCGCCAGTCGATCTGCTGTTGAGGAGGACCGTTGAGGGCAAAGGAAAGTGTATATACCGGGAAGCGGCCCTCCCGGTAAGGATCGTCGAAGGCTTCGTGGCAGAAATTGGCCAGAGACGAGTCTTCGGACAGCATTTCGGCCATGAGGGCAAGGTCTTCGGCGTACACGGCGCCGATCCACTGTTTTTCCTTGTCAAATCGCATCGAGCGCTCCCATAATATCGACAAAATATGGTTAGTGCCGCCGGGCTGCACTGTCAATACAAACCTCGATATGCCCCGGCAGTGAGGAGAGTCGGCTGATTTTTTTTATTTGTAACGCCGACCGTTCTAACTGACACTAATACAATAGCGCAGTGATCACTATGGCAGAACCTCTGGCCAGGATAACGCCGGAATACTGTATCGACATCGTACGGGAGTACCCCTTCCCGGTCGACCGTGTCTGGGCGGCTGTTACGACGGCGGAGGGGATCACGGCCTGGATGAAGTACGAAGCCACGTTGGACCGCCGCCTGGGTGGCAGGATCTTCGTGGACTTCAAGTCGGAAGGTAACCTGGAAGGCACGGTCTGCGAATGGGTTCCGGAACGGGTGTTTGCCTACACCTGGGGGCTTTCCGTGGTACGATGGGTGCTCGAGCCCTGCGAGGGCGGCACGCGGCTGCACTTCACGAATTCCCACGTCACCCCGGAAATCCTGATGGGATTTGCCGCCGGCTGGCACGCCTTCATCGACCACCTGGGACCGTACCTGGCCGGGACCACCGTGGAAGACCGGTATGACGATCTCATGGAGGCCTATGCGGATCGATATGGCCACCTGATCGCGGACAACGACGCGGACAACGACGTCACCAAGGAGAACCAGACATGACGAACGATTCGACCTCCGGCGCCTTCACCGTAGCCGAGCTTTGTGAGGCGTCGGCCGATGGGGACTTGAAGCGCATCCATTCCATTCTGGCCGTTGCACCCCACCTGGTGGGTGTGGACACGGCGTCCTACGACGAACACCGCGCCCTGCACCACGCGGTGATGAACCGCCGGATCGACGCGGTTTCCGCGCTCATGGCCGCGGGGGCAGACCCGAACCAGGGCGTCTATCCCCACCGGGATGCCTCCACGCCCCTGGTCATGGCCCGCGACCGCGGTTTTGAAGACGTCGTTGAAACGATCAACGAGGAAATGGAGCGGCGGCGGGAAGCGAACCTTTGCCCGAATCTGACCGTTGCGCCAGAAGTGGTGCGCCTCGCGAAAAAAGTCGCCGATGGCGACGTATCCGGCGCGATGCGGGAAATCCACGCCGCGCCCGAACTCGCGGAAGCCTGCGACGAAGACGGGAATACGGTCCTGCACCATGCGGCCAGCCACGGCCATCCCGGACTCGTTCAGGCGCTGCTATCGCTCAAGGCCGACACGGGCAAGACCAATCTCGAAGGCTTGACGCCGCTCGAGCTGGCCGTAGATCAAACTTCCGCAACGGACCGGCGGCGGTCGGAAGGATGTTTCATGGCCGCCGGCATCCTCATGAGCGCGGGCGCCCCCAGGAGCCTGCGCACGAACGTGATGCTGGGGGACGAGGAAGCCGTGCGACAGGTCGCGGCGAGCCACCCCGGTCTGTTCGAACCGGATGTTGATACCGAAACCCACTTGCTCGGGGACGCCGTCCGCCACAATCGGTACGAGATGGTGAAGCTGCTGCTGGATCTCGGCATGGATCCCAACCAGCGTTACCGCATCCAGTCACTGGAGGAAGAGACCTACAACTGGGGCGAACCGCTGTGGATCGCGGCCGGCGACGGCCAGCACGACATCGCGCAGTTGCTGCTCGAACGGGGCGCCGACGCCAACGCCGCCGTGTATGCCTCTGGCAATCCCATGAGCCGCGCCTACAATAACCGGGACGACCGGATGAAACGGCTGCTATACCGGTACGGTGGAACGATGACTCCGGACGGCGCGGCCCTGGAATGTGATACCTCAGCGGCCGTCATGGCACTGAACCTGCAGCCCGACCTGGTCGAGCAGATCTTGTGGGGCGCCGCCTGCGGAGGCGATCCCAGCGTGGTCGGCGTGTGCCTGCGCAAACTGGACTGGGCGCTGGACGATCATCGGTGGTACAGACTCCTCATCCAGCCCATCGGCATCTGGCCCTGCGGTCCACATCGCAAGTACCGGGATTTCGATCGTTCCGTATTTCCGGAGATCCTGCGCATGTTCCTCGATCACGGGGTGGACCCGAACGTGAAGGGCCGGCGCGACACATCACTTCCGCACTATATCGCAGCTACCGGGAAAGTCTGGGGTCAGCCGAATCTGAAAGAGGACGAACGGATCGAGTTCGCGCGCCTGCTCCTCGAATACGGCGCCTCGCTCGACGGCAGGGATACGCTGCTTCATTCCACGCCCCTGGCCTGGGCGGCCCGCTGGGGCCGCAATTCGCTGGTCGACCTCTATCTCGAGCACGGCGCCGATCCGCAACCCGAAGGGGAATCCTGGACCACGCCGCTCGCCTGGGCCGAACGGTACGGGCATGCCACCATAACGGACCGGCTGCGGGAAGCCGGCGCCGTTTCCTGAGCGACTGATGCATGGAGCCGGCGCCGTTTCCTGAGCGACTGTTGTTTACCCAACTCGAGAGCCAGTTGGCCTGTCCCGGTCAGGATGCCAGTGGGTGGCGGCGACATGGGTGGTTTCATCTTCCGTCGTGATGTAATAGACGGTCAGGATGGTACCGTCATCCAATTCCGCCGAGATCGGATATCCCACGTCCGCACCGCCCATCCGGGGTCGCTTCTCCGGCGGCCACAAACTCGAAATACCACCGCCGTCATCCCGAAGCACGTATTCGTGGTCCGTGTCCCACGTGCGTCCGCCGTCCTCGCTGATCAAGGCCCGTATACCCATCGGGGCGCGGCGATAGCCGTAGGTACACAGAATGCGTCCGTCACGCAGTTTGAGCAAGTGGTTCGGATAGCCCTCGAATGACGTCTCAACCGGGCGGGTCCAGGTCTTGCCGCCGTCTTCGGACCAGACTTCCAGGGTGTAGAACCGGTCCTTGTGGTAGGTACGCTCAACGGCAGCCGGGTCCCAGTAACACGTCGAGCGGATATGGCCCAGGACACGGTTCGGCTCCGTCTCCACCAGGGCCCATTCGCTGCCGATACGCGGCACCGCCTCATGGAGACGCCAGGTCTCTCCGTCGTCGCTGGACCGGAACAGGAGGCAATCGCTCTCGCTCCCGGCGCGCAGGGTGTATATGGGAAACAGCCACGTACCGTCTTCGAGTACGGTCCCGCGCGGAAATCCGACCGCGCATTCATAACCCGGCACGGTCCAGGAGCGCCGATCCCAGGTTTGTCCCCCATCCCGGGAACGTATCGCCGCCAGTCGATTCCCCGTGATGATCAACTTTCCTGGAAAATGGGATGTGTACGTTTCATCCTCTACGAAACGCAGGCCGCGGGCCTCGGCTTCCTCCCGGCGGTCCATCGTCCAGATCTCCTGTCCCACCGAGCCCACCGCCATCAAGGTGCCGTCGGGCAAAACGCCGGAAAGCCGGTCGTAGCGCTCCCGTGGCGATGCACCCGGCCAGTTGGGCGGCAGCAGTGGATCGTCCGACGGCGTCCAGGTTCGTCCGTTGTCGTGGGACTCAAGCGTCAGCCAGCCGGCGAGACCATAGTGGTCCCCGAAAGGCGAAGAAATGCAGCCGACCGCAAGCCGCCCGTCCGGAAGTTGATTCAATACGGGGAACGCGTTGTAGCGTCCCTTTTCTTTCACAACGATTCGGTGTTGCATGGTTAACCTCGATGGTGCGTGGATCCTGTGGGAAAGTGCCTGAAGCGAGGATGATTTTCTGGCGTAAGGCCTTTATTGTCAATATAATAATGTCCATGGGCAGCATTCCCCATCCCCACAGCCTCTCCATTACGCTGGACCGCATCAACGAACGGCACATCCTCGGCGAGTCGTTCGACCGGACCGAGGCGGAACGCACCGTGGACTGGCTGGCCGGTCGTTTCGGCGCGGATTCCGCCTATGCGGGGACGTTCGGCATTACGGAACAGGATCGCCAGTCCAAAATCTATACCTTCACCGGTGAACGGCTTCAGTCGGCGTCACTGCGACATATCCAGGCCGAAGAAACCTGCCGGGCGATCATCCTGCTGAACCGACGCGTCGGGCGGGACCGGCTGCCCGAACTCGAGGCGTCAACGTCCATCCTGCTCGGGTGTTTCGAGGTAGCGCACGCGAAGGGCAGACCGCGGGGAACATTCTGCTGCGGTCCTTGCACCGTCTCGCTCTGGCGTCACATGGCCATCGGCGGCCTGGGCGACTACGCCCGACACCTGGACGAAGGCATCGGCGTACTGACGAGCCACGAAGACGGGGCGGGGACGTGGCGCCGGTTCCCGTTCTACTACACCCTGCTTGCCCTGTCAGAGGTAGACACGCCGAATGCCCGACGGGCCGTGTCGTACGCGCTTCCCGAGTGTAAACGCCGTCTTCACTCACTCAGAAGGAATGCTCGATTCGGTGAGCGGAGACATGCGCTGCTTTCGCGTATCATCGAAAAGTACGCATAGAAAACACGATCATGGAATCACGATGTTTGTCGAATGGATAGACAACTTCATACGGAGTTCCGGCATGAATTCTGGTTCAGAAGACAGCGCGTCATCGGAGCAGTCAG
The DNA window shown above is from Gemmatimonadota bacterium and carries:
- a CDS encoding exo-alpha-sialidase; translation: MQHRIVVKEKGRYNAFPVLNQLPDGRLAVGCISSPFGDHYGLAGWLTLESHDNGRTWTPSDDPLLPPNWPGASPRERYDRLSGVLPDGTLMAVGSVGQEIWTMDRREEAEARGLRFVEDETYTSHFPGKLIITGNRLAAIRSRDGGQTWDRRSWTVPGYECAVGFPRGTVLEDGTWLFPIYTLRAGSESDCLLFRSSDDGETWRLHEAVPRIGSEWALVETEPNRVLGHIRSTCYWDPAAVERTYHKDRFYTLEVWSEDGGKTWTRPVETSFEGYPNHLLKLRDGRILCTYGYRRAPMGIRALISEDGGRTWDTDHEYVLRDDGGGISSLWPPEKRPRMGGADVGYPISAELDDGTILTVYYITTEDETTHVAATHWHPDRDRPTGSRVG
- a CDS encoding ankyrin repeat domain-containing protein; translation: MTNDSTSGAFTVAELCEASADGDLKRIHSILAVAPHLVGVDTASYDEHRALHHAVMNRRIDAVSALMAAGADPNQGVYPHRDASTPLVMARDRGFEDVVETINEEMERRREANLCPNLTVAPEVVRLAKKVADGDVSGAMREIHAAPELAEACDEDGNTVLHHAASHGHPGLVQALLSLKADTGKTNLEGLTPLELAVDQTSATDRRRSEGCFMAAGILMSAGAPRSLRTNVMLGDEEAVRQVAASHPGLFEPDVDTETHLLGDAVRHNRYEMVKLLLDLGMDPNQRYRIQSLEEETYNWGEPLWIAAGDGQHDIAQLLLERGADANAAVYASGNPMSRAYNNRDDRMKRLLYRYGGTMTPDGAALECDTSAAVMALNLQPDLVEQILWGAACGGDPSVVGVCLRKLDWALDDHRWYRLLIQPIGIWPCGPHRKYRDFDRSVFPEILRMFLDHGVDPNVKGRRDTSLPHYIAATGKVWGQPNLKEDERIEFARLLLEYGASLDGRDTLLHSTPLAWAARWGRNSLVDLYLEHGADPQPEGESWTTPLAWAERYGHATITDRLREAGAVS